In the Tribolium castaneum strain GA2 chromosome 1, icTriCast1.1, whole genome shotgun sequence genome, one interval contains:
- the LOC655672 gene encoding glyoxal reductase, translating into MDCKSLKVQLPSGKYMPLIGFGTFQIRGRNLIRDVLNHALAAGYRQIDTAAVYGNEQDIGIALKELLPKYKLTREDIFITSKLSPSDQGDKALQALKTSIQNLDCTYLDLYLIHWPGAHGIPGSHPNNPKLRAASWSSLSQGVQQGLVRDIGVSNYTTRHLTELLATNPSVKPAVNQVEWHPHCHQSDLKEFCKTEGILLQAYSSLGGSNNPNLISDPIVCEIAKKLNKSPAQVLLRWALQQDIGIIPKARSREHIEANIDLNFAIPQEDMSRLSNIKTQEKYAWDPKTIQ; encoded by the exons ATGGACTGTAAATCACTGAAAGTCCAACTTCCCAGTGGAAAATACATGCCTTTAATTGGAT TTGGCACTTTCCAAATCCGGGGCCGCAATTTAATAAGAGACGTCCTAAACCATGCCCTTGCTGCCGGTTACAGACAAATAG ACACAGCAGCTGTGTATGGCAATGAACAAGACATTGGAATCGCCCTAAAAGAACTCTTGCCCAAGTATAAACTAACAAGGGAAGACATTTTCATTACATCAAAGCTTT CCCCAAGTGACCAAGGCGATAAAGCCCTCCAGGCCCTCAAAACCTCAATCCAAAACCTGGATTGCACATACCTAGACCTCTACCTAATCCACTGGCCTGGGGCACATGGCATTCCAGGCAGCCACCCAAACAACCCCAAACTCCGGGCAGCAAGCTGGAGTTCACTTAGCCAAGGTGTCCAACAAGGACTAGTGCGAGACATTGGAGTCTCAAACTACACCACACGACACCTGACCGAGCTCCTGGCCACTAACCCCTCAGTTAAACCCGCAGTTAATCAGGTGGAGTGGCACCCACATTGTCACCAAAGCGACCTGAAGGAGTTTTGCAAAACAGAGGGGATTTTACTCCAAGCTTATTCCTCACTCGGGGGCTCAAATAACCCCAACTTGATCTCAGATCCCATCGTGTGCGAAATTGCCAAAAAGCTGAACAAGAGCCCAGCTCAGGTTTTGCTACGTTGGGCCCTCCAACAAGACATTGGCATTATTCCAAAAGCTAGGTCTAGGGAGCACATTGAGGCAAATATTGATCTTAACTTTGCCATCCCTCAGGAAGATATGAGCAGGCTGAGTAACATTAAAACGCAAGAAAAGTACGCTTGGGACCCGAAAactattcaataa